CCCCGAGGGCGAGGACGTGGCCATCGTCTTTGGCGCCGCCGAGCTTCTGCGGCGCGCCGACCTTGCGACCTTCTTCGACCGCATCGCAAGCGCGCCTTCGCGCTTCGACATCGCTCTTACGCTTTCCGCCTCGGACGTGACCGACCGCCTCGCGTTCCTCGCCTTCCTCGGCACGTTCCGCGAGATCGCACCCGGGGGCGACGTCGTCCAGGAGCGTCCCTACCGGCTCACGGCCGTCTTCCGGCGCGACGGGGACCGCTGGACGTGGATCCATTGCCACGCGTCCGTGCGGGTGGATTTCTAGCGGTCGCCCCCTCGCGCGCGCAGCTAGACGGCGAGCACGCGCCATGCGTATCCCGCCGCGCCTGCCGCCAGCATCACGAAGGCCACGTTTCCGCGCCCGGCGATCGTGACGGCGGCCACCGCCAAGGCGATCGCCGCCGCCGGCGCGTCCGGCAGCGCGGCCTGCCCCAGCGCAACGGCCGTGGCGGCGACGAGCCCGACCACGGCGGCCGTGACGCCCACCAAGAAGATGTGCAGACGAGGCGCGCGCACGAGCCTCTCAAGGTGCCGATGGCCAAGGAGCGTGAGCCCGAAGGCGGGAAGGTAGATGCACGCAAGCGCAATGCCCGCGCCGGGGAATCCCGCGACAAGGTAACCGACGAACGCCCCCACGCTGACAAACGGCGCGGGCACCACGCCCGCAAGCGCGGCGGCGTCGGCGAATTGCGCGTGCGTGATCCAGCCGTGCGCGAGGATGGCGTCCTCCTCCAGGATCGGCAGGATGGTGTAGGCGCCGCCGAAGGTGAGGAAACCCGCCTTGAGGAACAGAAAGGCGATCGCGCCGGCGCCGGAGAGCGTGAGGACGGGAAGCGCGACCGAGGAGAGCGCAAGCGGCAAAAGCGCGGCCGGAGCCGCGCGAATCGGCAACGCGGCCTCGCCGCGCGCAAGCGCCGCGGCGAAGGCGAGGACGCCGCCGAGCACGAGCAGCGGAACGAAGCCGAGGTCCGGGACGAGCAGATCGAGCGCAACGACCAGAAGCACGATGGCGGCAAGCTCGGCGCGGTCGACCCAGCGGCGCGCAAGCCGCACGACGGCGCCGGCCACAAGCCCCACGGCGGCGGCCTTCAGTCCGTACAGCAGCGGGTGGTCGGCCGCCTCGGACACGCCGTAGGCGACGTAGGCCCAGGCGAGGGCCAGCACGAGGAGCGTGCCGGGAAGGAGAAAAGCAAGGCCCGTGGCAAGCCCGCCGGCGCGCCCCCGCTTGCGGACGCCAAACCACACGGCAAGCTCCTGCGCCTCCGGACCGGGAATCACCTGGTAGACGGCAAGCGTCTTGCGGAACTCCTCCTCGCTTGCCCAACCGTCCCGCTCCACGAGCTCGCGGTGCATGAGGTGGATCTGCGCCAGGGGTCCTCCCCATGCGAGCGCTCCGATCCGCAGGAACCGGAGGAAAAGATAGCGAAGGCTCGGGCGCTCGGGATTGCCCGCGACAAACGGCGAGGGCTCGCGCATCGATACGACGTCGCGACGGCCACGCCTGCGCTTGGAACTTGCGCTTGGCGAGCCGGGCCACCCCGTCGTTTCGCCGAACCCGGCGTTCCCCCGCGCATCCGCCCGGTTGCCCCCGCCGCCGCGCGGGATGCCGGGCATATCCGATCGTGCTTCACCCCTTCATGTGCTTGGCCGCGCAATGAGGAAGCAGGTGAGAACGGTGCGAATGTGCTGCGGCCGGTGCGGGGAAATGGTCGGCCAGGGCGCGGGAACGATCGTGGAGTGCTACCGGTGCCGGCAGCGCTTCGCGGGCGGCGTGGTCTCCCAGGCCTACGGCGCGCGCATCGGGCTCTTCGACGGGCTGCCGCTTGGCGCGCACGCCTGACCCTTGCGATGAAAACCTCCCCTTACTGCGCAATTGCGCAGTAATCCCTTTCGACCCGCCCCGCGCGCTCATCGGCGCGCAAGCGCGACCGCCTCGGGCGCGGGCGCGTCCGACTTTCGCGGGCGGACCTTCGCCTGCACCCGGGCCAGCAGGCCGTCGCGCCACGCGACCCACGTGAGCGCCGCTGCGCCGGCGGCCTCGGTGCCCTGCGTGTAGGCGTCCGCAAGGAGCATCGCGATCCAGCCCGCAGGCTCGAATCCCCGGTGGGCAAACTCCGTTCCAAGAAGCGGCCAAAGGAGCGCCTGCGGGTCCTCCCACATGCGGTCGAAGAGAAGGTGCGTGCCGCAGCCAAGCGCAAGGGCGAGCGCGACCGGAGCGGCCGCGGGCCGCGCGCGCGAGATTGCAAGCGCGGCGGCGAGCACGACGAGCGCAAACAGGACCGTGTGGAACAGGATGCGCCCGTTGCCGAGGTCGAGGATCGCGTGGCCCAGCGGCTTGTCGAGGACGTCGGGGAGAAGCGCGCCAAGCGCAAGCGCCCACAGCGGGGCGGCGGACAAGGCGGGCACGCGGTCGCCTGCGAGGCGGGCAAGCGCCACGGTCAGCCCGACGTGGCCGAGAGGGAACACGGTGCGAGGACACGCGGCGGGAACATGAGCCTGTCGCTTCCCCCGCCGGACGCGCACCGCAAAGCCTTACTACGGGGGGCCGCTACACCGACCCGATGAGCGACGATCCTCGGCGTGGCGTGCCGCCGACGTTTCCGTTCCCGTTCCCCTTCCCGCCCGTCGTGCAGGACGTGCGCGTGGCGCCCGTCGGGTTGTGGAGCGCGGTCTTCGGCGGGTTCTTCCTCGCGCTTGGCGTCCTCTGGACGCTTGGCAACCTCGGGTACCTTCCGCCGGGGATCGAGGCGTGGCAATTCCTGCCCCTGTTCTTCACGCTCGTCGGCGTCGTCATCCTGTGGTCGAGCTACTCCCGTCGCAAGGCGATCCGAGAGTTCTGGCGAACCCAGCTGCCGCCGCGGTAGTTCGCGCGGGCCGACGGCGTTCGACGGTCCCTAGAACGCAACCAAAAGCTTGACGCCTTGAGGAAGGAGGCTTTGGCCCATGCTTTGGCGCAAGGTCCTCCCGGTCGCCGTCGCTCTTGCGCTGTCCGTGCCGGCGGGAGCCTGGCTCCTCTCCCCGACGGTGGACGCGCCGCTTGCGTCCTCGGCCGCACCGCCGGCCGCCCCCGCCCTCGGCGTCGAGCCGGGGGAGACGATGGCGCCTTTGTTCGAGCTCCACGACGTGCTGGGCAAGGGCGCGATTCGCATCGAGGATCTTCGCGGCAAGGCGATCGTGATCGACTTCTTTGCGACGTGGTGCAAGCCCTGCAAGCCCGTCATGACGGCGCTCGTCGAGATGCGCAAGGAGTACGCGGCCGAGCGGCTCGAGATCCTCTCGGTCGACGCGGACCCCTCGGAGACGGAGGAGCAGGTGCGGGCGTACATGGAGGAGCACGGCGCGACGTGGTGGGGAGGGCTTGGCGCCGAGGCCGCGGAGGCCTACGGCGTGCGCTCGATCCCCGCGGTGTTCGTCGTGGATCCCATGGGCCGCATCACGTACGCGAAGACGGGGGCTCCCGTCGTGGGGGACGACATGTTCCGAAGCCTCCGCAGGGCCGTCGACGAGGCGCTCGCCGTCGAACGCGAGGAGCTCGTCGGGCACCTCGCGCTCCTGCTGCCCGCGGGCGCGGCCCCCGTCGTCTTCCCGGTGGCTCGAGCCCACGACGTCGCGCTCCTTCTGGCCGACGGTCCGGCGGGCGGGTTTGCCGCGGCCGCCGCGGCGATCCGGGTGAAGGACGCCGCCGGCAACGTCGTGCTCGAATGGCGCGAATCCGCGCGCGCGCAACTGCCCGCCAACATCGCCACGGGCGCCACGGGGCCCCTCACGCTTGCGTTTGGACCCGGCCTTGCGCCCGGCGAGCACCGCTTGGAGATGGAGGGAATTTCCGCGCCCTTCCAGCTGTCCGTCGTGGGCGTAAGCTACGGCTCGCAGGTTTCCGCGGGGCAAGCGTCCGAGGATCGCCCAGCGATTCGGCCATAAGGTACTTGTGGCCACGGGCAAACGCGCAGACCTGGAGCGTGGCCCCTTGCGATTCCTCTTCGTGCTTGCCCTTGCCGCCCTGCCGGCCGGATGCCTGATGCCCGAACCGGCCGCCGAACCCTTGGAACCGGTGGAGCCCGCCGCGGCGGCTTCCGTCGACGACCCGGCCGCCGCCGGCGCGACGGGCCGCGTCCGAACGTCCGAGTTCGCGGTGGAGTGGGTGGCGGTCGTGAACGCGGCCGGACGGTACGCTGCCGTCGCCGGGACGGGGTGGCCGGCGTTCGACGTGTCGGACAATGCGACGGACGCCCTCGTCGAGGTGGCCTGGACTCCCGCGGCGCCGGCGCACGACCGCGCGCGCGTGGTTCTACGCTCCGGCGGTGAGGATGTGGCGGCGGTCGAGGGCACAAGCCCGATCCGGATCGCGCTTCCCGCCGGCGAGCTTGCGCCGCGCGAGTACGTCGTCTTCGTCGGCCCGACGCAGGTGCCCGGCGTCGCCGTGCGCCAGGCCTTCCAGGTGCTCGTGACGATCTTCGAGGAGCGGGACTTCGAGGCCGGCTACTCGGCGCTCGGATGATCCCGACCCGTTCAGATGACCTCGGCGCCCACCGTCGTGTCGCGCTTGCGCTTGGAGATGCCGCCCTCGAGCTCCTCGGCGATCCGCTTGTAGTATCCCACCGTGGACTCGTCGACGCTTGCGCGGATGAGCTCGAGCGCCTTCTCGAAGTGGCGCGAGGCGACCTCGGAGGCTGCGATGTCCTCGCGCAACGCCAGCACGCCGGCCTCGCGGCACAGCGACATGACGTCGGCGCCCACGTAGCCCTTCGTGCGGTCCGCGATCGCCTCGAGGTCCACGTTCTTGAGGGGCATGTTCTTGGTGTGGATCTTGAGGATCTCCAGCCGCGCCTTGCGGTCGGGCGGCGGGGCCTGCAGCAGACGGTCGAAGCGTCCGGCGCGCAGCAGCGCCTGGTCGATGATGTCCGGGCGGTTCGTGGCGCCGATCACGACGACGTTGTCGAGGCCGCCCAGGCCGTCGATCGACGTGAGCAGCTGGTTCACGAGGCGCTCGGTCACGTTGCTGTCGGAGATGCCCGAGCCGCGGCGCGGCGCGATGGCGTCGAGCTCGTCGAGGAAGACGATCGAGGGCGCCGCCTGCTTGGCCTTCTTGAAGATCTCGCGGACCGCCTTCTCGCTCTCGCCGACCCACTTGTTCAGGATCTCGGGGCCCTTGATCGAGATGAAGTTGGCCTTGCTCTCGGTGGCCACGGCCTTGGCCAGGAGCGTCTTTCCCGTGCCCGGCGGGCCGAAGATGAGGATGCCGCGGGGCGGCTTGATGCCCAGGCGCTTGAAGGCCTCGGGGTGCGTGAGCGGCCACTCGACGGCCTCCCGCAGCTCCTGCTTGAGGTTCTCGAGCCCGCCCACCTCGTCCCACGACACGCGGGGGACCTCGATCAGGACCTCGCGGAGGGCCGAGGGCTCGACCTCCTTGATGGCCTGCATGAAGTCGTCCATGGTGACGACCATCTTCTCGAGCATCTCGACGGGGATGGGCTTGTCGAGGTCGATCTCGGGAAGGTACCGCCGCAGCGCGCGCATGGCGCCTTCCTTGCCAAGCGCGGCAAGGTCGGCACCCA
Above is a genomic segment from Candidatus Thermoplasmatota archaeon containing:
- a CDS encoding nuclear transport factor 2 family protein — its product is MPPAPADAAALVQKVERLLAAVRARDRAAMLASFPEGEDVAIVFGAAELLRRADLATFFDRIASAPSRFDIALTLSASDVTDRLAFLAFLGTFREIAPGGDVVQERPYRLTAVFRRDGDRWTWIHCHASVRVDF
- the chrA gene encoding chromate efflux transporter, whose amino-acid sequence is MREPSPFVAGNPERPSLRYLFLRFLRIGALAWGGPLAQIHLMHRELVERDGWASEEEFRKTLAVYQVIPGPEAQELAVWFGVRKRGRAGGLATGLAFLLPGTLLVLALAWAYVAYGVSEAADHPLLYGLKAAAVGLVAGAVVRLARRWVDRAELAAIVLLVVALDLLVPDLGFVPLLVLGGVLAFAAALARGEAALPIRAAPAALLPLALSSVALPVLTLSGAGAIAFLFLKAGFLTFGGAYTILPILEEDAILAHGWITHAQFADAAALAGVVPAPFVSVGAFVGYLVAGFPGAGIALACIYLPAFGLTLLGHRHLERLVRAPRLHIFLVGVTAAVVGLVAATAVALGQAALPDAPAAAIALAVAAVTIAGRGNVAFVMLAAGAAGYAWRVLAV
- a CDS encoding metal-dependent hydrolase, yielding MFPLGHVGLTVALARLAGDRVPALSAAPLWALALGALLPDVLDKPLGHAILDLGNGRILFHTVLFALVVLAAALAISRARPAAAPVALALALGCGTHLLFDRMWEDPQALLWPLLGTEFAHRGFEPAGWIAMLLADAYTQGTEAAGAAALTWVAWRDGLLARVQAKVRPRKSDAPAPEAVALARR
- a CDS encoding TlpA disulfide reductase family protein, which gives rise to MLWRKVLPVAVALALSVPAGAWLLSPTVDAPLASSAAPPAAPALGVEPGETMAPLFELHDVLGKGAIRIEDLRGKAIVIDFFATWCKPCKPVMTALVEMRKEYAAERLEILSVDADPSETEEQVRAYMEEHGATWWGGLGAEAAEAYGVRSIPAVFVVDPMGRITYAKTGAPVVGDDMFRSLRRAVDEALAVEREELVGHLALLLPAGAAPVVFPVARAHDVALLLADGPAGGFAAAAAAIRVKDAAGNVVLEWRESARAQLPANIATGATGPLTLAFGPGLAPGEHRLEMEGISAPFQLSVVGVSYGSQVSAGQASEDRPAIRP